From the Paramormyrops kingsleyae isolate MSU_618 chromosome 7, PKINGS_0.4, whole genome shotgun sequence genome, one window contains:
- the slc4a5b gene encoding electrogenic sodium bicarbonate cotransporter 4 — MPTPTLFTEMDTLQHDGTELEWMESARWVKFEEKVEKGGERWSKPHVSTLSLHSLFELRTYLQSCTVLLDLEGSSLPQIVDGIVERQVEEGLLAPSLKEKVVFVLLRKHRHQTKKPIHRSLADIGKSSSANRSPSCSPHPGSGFHRSTEDLRARHAASYGHLHHAQSQSMNDISDTPSTDQLKNKFMKKIPRDAEASNVLVGEVDFLEKPFVAFVRLAQATTLGGLTEVPVPTRFLFVLLGPQRKGRSYTEIGRAIATLMVDDLFSDVAYKARDRDDLIAGIDEFLDEVTVLPPGEWDPKIRIEPPKKVPSADMRKSVFSLNELGQVNGIVGSPAPEEDIPMPHELGEELVFTGKFCGGLCLDIKRKLPWLFSDFYGGFHIQSISAVLFIYLGCITNAIAFGGLLGDATDNYQGVMESFLGTALAGTVFCFFGGQPLIILSSTGPILIFEKLLFEFSKNNHIDYMELRLWIGLHSCLQCLILVATDASFIIKYITRFTEEGFSSLISFIFISDAIKKMVASFNYYPINRGYKPEYVTMYKCECQAPSQSDSMFNISGPTSVDRTSELSALNDTALDWSQLSQKECLFYGGSLIGNSCKYVPDLALMSFILFFGTYSMTVSLKKFKFSRYFPTKCRSLISDFAIIISILVFCMLDHLLNLDTPKLHVPTEIKPTRSDRGWIVEPFGKNPWWMCLASFVPALLVTILIFMDQQITAVIVNRKENKLKKGCGYHLDLFWVGILMAACSLLGLPWYVAATVISIAHIDSLKMESECSAPGEQPQFLGVR; from the exons ATGCCGACACCCACCCTCTTCACTGAGATGGACACTCTACAGCATGATGGCACCGAGCTAGAATGGATGGAGTCGGCCAG GTGGGTGAAGTTTGAGGAGAAGGTGGAGAAGGGTGGGGAGCGCTGGAGCAAACCACACGTCTCCACCCTGTCACTGCACAGCCTGTTTGAGTTGCGCACCTACCTGCAGTCGTGTACCGTCCTGCTGGACCTGGAGGGCTCCTCCCTGCCCCAGATCGTGG ACGGGATTGTGGAGCGGCAGGTGGAGGAGGGGCTGCTAGCACCCAGTCTGAAGGAGAAAGTCGTCTTCGTCCTGCTGCGGAAACACCGACACCAGACCAAGAAGCCCATCCACCGCTCCCTGGCTGACATCGGCAAGTCTTCCTCTGCAA acCGCAGTCCGAGCTGCAGCCCCCACCCGGGGAGCGGCTTCCACCGCTCCACCGAGGACCTGCGGGCGCGGCACGCAGCCAGCTACGGGCACCTGC ATCATGCACAAAGTCAGAGTATGAATGATATTTCAGACACGCCCAGCACAGACCAG CTGAAGAACAAGTTCATGAAGAAGATCCCGCGTGATGCTGAGGCATCCAACGTGCTGGTGggggaggtggacttcctggaGAAGCCCTTCGTGGCCTTCGTCCGCCTGGCACAGGCCACCACTCTGGGAGGACTGACAGAAGTTCCAGTCCCCACCAG GTTCCTGTTTGTGCTGCTTGGACCTCAGAGAAAAGGCAGGTCCTACACTGAGATTGGCAGAGCCATAGCTACGCTCATGGTAGATGAC CTCTTCAGCGACGTAGCGTACAAGGCCAGGGACAGAGATGACCTCATCGCCGGCATTGACGAGTTCCTGGACGAGGTCACTGTGCTGCCACCCGGAGAGTGGGACCCCAAAATCCGCATTGAGCCCCCCAAGAAGGTGCCCTCTGCTGACATGAG GAAGTCAGTCTTCTCCCTCAACGAGCTGGGCCAGGTGAACGGGATAGTGGGAAGCCCGGCCCCTGAAGAGGACATACCAATGCCACACGAACTGGGAGAGGAGCTGGTCTTTACTGGAAA GTTCTGTGGCGGCCTGTGTCTGGACATCAAGCGGAAGTTGCCCTGGCTTTTTAGCGACTTCTACGGGGGGTTCCACATCCAGTCCATCTCTGCCGTGCTCTTCATCTACCTGGGCTGCATCACCAACGCCATCGCCTTCGGTGGGCTGCTGGGGGACGCCACAGACAACTACCAG GGTGTGATGGAgagcttcctgggcacagccCTGGCCGGCACCGTGTTCTGCTTCTTCGGAGGCCAGCCCCTCATCATCCTCAGCTCCACAGGACCCATCCTCATCTTTGAGAAGCTGCTGTTCGAGTTCAGCAA GAATAATCACATTGATTACATGGAGCTGCGCCTGTGGATCGGCCTGCACTCATGCCTGCAGTGTTTGATTCTGGTCGCCACGGACGCCAGCTTCATCATCAAGTACATCACACGCTTCACGGAGGAGGGCTTCTCCAGCCTCATCTCCTTCATCTTCATTTCTGATGCAATCAAGAAGATGGTGGCCTCCTTCAACTACTACCCCATTAATAGAGGCTACAAGCCAGAATACGTCACCATGTACAAGTGCGAGTGCCAAGCCCCCAGtcagt CAGACTCCATGTTCAACATTTCTGGCCCAACATCAGTGGACCGCACCAGCGAACTCTCTGCG CTGAATGATACAGCTTTAGATTGGAGCCAACTCAGCCAGAAGGAATGTCTCTTCTATGGCGGCTCCCTCATAGGAAACTCCTGCAAATATGTCCCAGACCTGGCACTGATGTCCTTCATCCTCTTTTTTGGCACCTACTCCATGACCGTCTCGCTCAAGAAGTTCAAATTCAGCCGCTACTTTCCCACCAAG TGCCGCTCCCTCATCAGTGACTTTGCCATTATTATTTCCATCCTCGTCTTCTGCATGCTGGACCACCTGCTGAACTTGGATACCCCCAAACTACATGTTCCCACAGAGATCAAG CCAACCCGCTCAGACCGGGGCTGGATTGTGGAGCCGTTTGGGAAGAACCCGTGGTGGATGTGTCTAGCCAGCTTCGTCCCTGCACTCCTCGTCACCATCCTCATCTTCATGGACCAGCAGATCACTGCTGTCATCGTCAACCGCAAGGAAAATAAGCTCAAG AAAGGGTGTGGGTATCACCTGGACCTCTTCTGGGTTGGGATCCTGATGGCCGCCTGCTCCCTCCTGGGGCTGCCTTGGTATGTGGCAGCCACCGTGATCTCCATCGCCCACATCGACTCCCTGAAGATGGAGAGCGAGTGCAGTGCACCAGGAGAGCAGCCGCAGTTTCTGGGAGTGCGGTGA